The Raphanus sativus cultivar WK10039 chromosome 6, ASM80110v3, whole genome shotgun sequence sequence TGCAACCACATACTTCTGGCAGCCAGCGTCCTCACCTCTGTACTTCTTGTCAAGTGATCTCCATAGCTCTTTCGCTGTTGGAATGTCACAGTAGACACGGTATAATGGGTCAATGAGGCGACCCAAAATGTAGCCTTTGCAGACGAAGTCAGAATGCACCCAAATGTCAACACTTGCGAGAGTGTGCACATCATCAATCCCGTAAGGGACAAGGGGCTTGTCCTCCTGGATGAACTTGTCCAGCTTTATCGTTGTTAGgaagaacatcatcttcttctgccaCGTTTTGAAGTTTTTACCATCAAACTGGTCTGGCATCAGTCCTTGAGTGAACAGGCTGGGCACAGACGGAGGAGTTGGTACTGCAACCGGACCACTTGAGGTTCCAGAACTGAACCCGTTTGATAAAGACCAGCACCGAACAAGCTACGGCGCGTGGTTTCATCAGCACTGTTTCCCGCAGGAAGGGTAGTGGTTGTTGTTGCTGCAGCGGTTGAGGAAGCAGTGATGTTTCCAGCGGTTGTCACACCAGATACATCAGTTGCAGCAACGTTGATTGGAGTTTGCGCGATGGTAGTGTCAATGGGGGTGTTGTTTGCATCCGTCATTTTTCTGTTGAGAAAACATGAAAACGGATTAGTACTCCATTCaacaataacaaattattattaatattaaaaataaaaataataatctaaatcgattttcatttttggtgtttgaaccAAATCATATCGATTTAAGTCTGAATAAATGTTTTGCAAATTCGCTTAAAGCATTCGCAGAAACCGTTTATGTAGACTTTTAGATCGTTTCACAAACTCACTAAAGAAAGTGTTCGTGGAAACGATTCTCATATAACACGTTTGATAATTCGCAAAATACGCTTCGCGGAAGTGCTAGAGAGCAAATCGCAAACACGTTGCAGAAATGTACGAAACGTTTCGCGGAAGTGCTATAAAGCAAATCGCCAACACCGTTCTACAAACCGTTTACAGATCCTTTAATAGACCGTTTTATAAACCGTAAGATCGACCCGAAACAGCTTTAGAAAACGATTTAGAGTTAAGATTGTAAAAGCTGGAAAAACGGAATCGATACAAacgatatatatttacaaaacgaCGTTAAGGAAAGTAATGAAATGAACATGGAGGCGAGATatgatctctttccttaactctaaatATTCGCTCCGTAGTGAGACGGGCAGTGGCGAAATAtcgagtcccaggatacaaccaTGGCAgacgattcacgcttcactcgtgaacgCCCTATCGAACTATAATCTACGAAACACTCTCGGAAATAGACTTACGCTAAGGGAGTTTCTTTGTTGGTTTTGCGAAAAGTAAAAATAGTGAGTAATGAACGAAGAGGAGAGACGATATTTAAAAGGAAGGAGACGAGCCACTTCCCGCAACAGCAGCTGCACGTGGACGGAAATCTCGCGGAGATCGAGGGAAGTTGAGTTGCGAACTTCCTCCGCAagactctctctcttatctcttatCTCGTTTAAATATCTGACAAAACAAACTGCATGacgtttttattttgtagacAAACTACatgtcgtttcaaaataaaatgcatgttGAAAATGGGTCAAACGTTGGGTTTAACTTGGTCCAAAAAGAATATTCTTATCGGGCCAAGACAAAAGACCCACCGGCGCCCGCGCCGCGCCGGAcggacggcggcggcggcgcgcGTGGGGagcctttctctctctccaagCTGTTTAAACTATGATACTACATGGTCATATATAAACTGCTCACTCTTCCTCTTACTGGCCGATGTGGGATGTTCAATTTCCCTTCATTAAAGTCATTAAAATGACTAACCCACAGGCCCATTTCTTTTCAACATTTGCCAATTTTTATTAAAGCCATTGGGCTTAATTAATTGATCCAACACAAGTATCAGAAGCCTTGCCCCTGGTGGAAAGTTCACTTCTTGCACTGATTGTTTCCTTCACCTGAAAGGAGAACAAAAACCGTGGTAAGTAAGAAgaagatagatagatatatatatatatatatatatacttttgtatTGGCTCATGAACAATCACCTTATGAAGTGTTCCTCCCGCAACAGCGTAGCAAGCAGCCAAGGAGAGTGCGGGCTTTACTTTCAAGCCTTGGCTCACAAAAGAGTATGCCAACCCACCACCTGATGCTCCGACCATGCTGCAAAGTTGTCAAAAACCCAAATCAGAAAACAAAAGTCTGTAATAAAAACAGGTTTCatcaaaacaaagaacaaatcTTGAAACATACATTAAGCATTAGCGAAAACAACTTGAAGATTCTCAGACAAGGAAACATAAACaggataacaaaaaaaacagtaaaagtTTAAAGAAAGAATGAAACTTTACTTACGCAGTCGTAAGATCATCTTTGCCTCTGATTCCTTTCATTACGTACTCTGTTCCATTCCATGCAGCGAAAGATGCTGAACAGTCCCGAGCACACCTTAGAGCGTTCTGATTGATTCACGAAACCAAAAATTCTCTTTTTGATTAGAAAATATGAAACTTTACTTGgaaaaaatggttttttttttagggttttaagaAGCTTTAAGCAAAACCTGAGTTACGGCTCGAGGGTTACGCCGGCAGCGGCAGGACATGATCATGACCGTTCCTGCTACGCCGCCAACAGCAGCTCCGGTGACACCGTCTGTTGCGATGGCGATGATGGCTTCTTTCAGCTGCGTCATTGTCTGTTCGCctttcattctctctctctctctcaatcttcgTCCGTCTATGAGCACAACCCAGCTCTACTTATATACTGGTGGAGCTTTAACCTAAAGCGATAACTAACCATAGGTAGGTAGAGTTCATCCTTAACCAGAGTTAACCCTTGTCCTTTTTGTCTTATCTGAGACTTGCTTCTGCAACATGTACTTGAAACCCTCTGTCTTCTCCCAAGGCATTTGCTTTTCAAAATACTACTTTCTTCTTTGTCTCAAGCTTAAGATCCGTTTGATTAGTTAACAGCTCTTGGATTCTAATGATCATTCGATTTATCAATAAGGTTGTACCTATGATCTTGCTCTGTTTAAGTCTTTAACCACACACTCAGTTTTAGCTAATAGAGTAATGTTATGTTCTATTCTTGCCTTCCAACTTTCATTCCCGGTTATCAAATATCACAACCCAAATAATCATCTGTTTTGAtggttttttaaaattgatttgtaGGTAATTAAGTGTGCAAAGCGGGCAAAACTCCTAGTTAACTGTATGTTGACTATTTCATAACTATTTCTCGTATAACATATTTTCAAGGGAAAGATTAATAATAACAAGTTTATCATTTTAGGAAGCGTTGATCATGTATATGCTTGTTGTATCAGTCTTTTGCCTCAATGATAAAACTAGTTAATTAATGCCTTATCAGTTATCATTTCCTTCTGTAGCAAAGAAAATTTCAAAGGCATGTTTTTCTAGACGAAAATATTGTTGTACActtttaattaataagaaatcgagattaaaaaaaaaatcattgacaTGGTTGAAAAGAGCAAATCAGCTTGGTCCAAAACTCAAAACGAGTAATTATTATTAGAAGGTAGAAATACTTTTACCCAGTGAAAAGACAAAGATGCTCAAGATAAACAACATACAAGTGACACAAGagttataaatacatattaagACACAACGACACAACGACACACAAATCTTAGGATATACACCGGTAGGCTATCAGCTTCTCCGGAGCAGTATCAACACAGAGCTCAGTGGTGAGCCTTCACGACGGTCACAGGGCATGCCACGTTGTTCACAACATGGTTGCTTACACTTCCCATTATCATCCTGcataggaaaagaaaaagatttttcATTGCTTATCAAAATATGTGTGAGAGGAGGAGATGTTGAAAAGTTTGGAGAATTTTTTTTACCTCTTAAGACCACCAAGGCCTCGGTTACCGATGACAAGGCTAGAGAGAGGAATATGTTCAACAGCTTCGCAAATCTTCTCACGAGGATCTCCCCAATATATCTTCATCACTACTGTTATCTGCTCATGTTACAGACACCAAACACTACttgtaaaaaaaagttacatTTCATAATCATACGTGTTGTGACGTTTTTATGGTCTAAAGCTCTACAGATTAACAGGGTTCATGGACTGTTCTAGCAACTACTTAAATTActctcgagagagagagaaatcaaTCCAAACAAGAAACCGTTTATGTAGACTTTTAGATCGTTTCACAAACTCACTAAAGAAAGTGTTCGTGGAAACGATTCTCATATAACACGTTTGATAATTCGCAAAATACGCTTCGCGGAAGTGCTAGAGAGCAAATCGCAAACACGTTGCAGAAATGTACGAAACGTTTCGCGGAAGTGCTATAAAGCAAATCGCCAACACCGTTCTACAAACCGTTTACAGATCCTTTAATAGACCGTTTTATAAACCGTAAGATCGACCCGAAACAGCTTTAGAAAACGATTTAGAGTTAAGATTGTAAAAGCTGGAAAAACGGAATCGATACAAacgatatatatttacaaaacgaCGTTAAGGAAAGTAATGAAATGAACATGGAGGCGAGATatgatctctttccttaactctaaatATTCGCTCCGTAGTGAGACGGGCAGTGGCGAAATAtcgagtcccaggatacaaccaTGGCAgacgattcacgcttcactcgtgaacgCCCTATCGAACTATAATCTACGAAACACTCTCGGAAATAGACTTACGCTAAGGGAGTTTCTTTGTTGGTTTTGCGAAAAGTAAAAATAGTGAGTAATGAACGAAGAGGAGAGACGATATTTAAAAGGAAGGAGACGAGCCACTTCCCGCAACAGCAGCTGCACGTGGACGGAAATCTCGCGGAGATCGAGGGAAGTTGAGTTGCGAACTTCCTCCGCAagactctctctcttatctcttatCTCGTTTAAATATCTGACAAAACAAACTGCATGacgtttttattttgtagacAAACTACatgtcgtttcaaaataaaatgcatgttGAAAATGGGTCAAACGTTGGGTTTAACTTGGTCCAAAAAGAATATTCTTATCGggccaagacccaagacccaccGGCGCCCGCGCCGCGCCGGAcggacggcggcggcggcgcgcGTGGGGagcctttctctctctccaagCTGTTTAAACTATGATACTACATGGTCATATATAAACTGCTCACTCTTCCTCTTACTGGCCGATGTGGGATGTTCAATTTCCCTTCATTAAAGTCATTAAAATGACTAACCCACAGGCCCATTTCTTTTCAACATTTGCCAATTTTTATTAAAGCCATTGGGCTTAATTAATTGATCCAACACAAGTATCAGAAGCCTTGCCCCTGGTGGAAAGTTCACTTCTTGCACTGATTGTTTCCTTCACCTGAAAGGAGAACAAAAACCGTGGTAAGTAAGAAgaagatagatagatatatatatatatatatatatacttttgtatTGGCTCATGAACAATCACCTTATGAAGTGTTCCTCCCGCAACAGCGTAGCAAGCAGCCAAGGAGAGTGCGGGCTTTACTTTCAAGCCTTGGCTCACAAAAGAGTATGCCAACCCACCACCTGATGCTCCGACCATGCTGCAAAGTTGTCAAAAACCCAAATCAGAAAACAAAAGTCTGTAATAAAACAGGTTTCatcaaaacaaagaacaaatcTTGAAACATACATTAAGCATTAGCGAAAACAACTTGAAGATTCTCAGACAAGGAAACATAAACaggataacaaaaaaaacagtaaaagtTTAAAGAAAGAATGAAACTTTACTTACGCAGTCGTAAGATCATCTTTGCCTCTGATTCCTTTCATTACGTACTCTGTTCCATTCCATGCAGCGAAAGATGCTGAACAGTCCCGAGCACACCTTAGAGCGTTCTGATTGATTCACGAAACCAAAAATTCTCTTTTTGATTAGAAAATATGAAACTTTACTTGgaaaaaatggttttttttttagggttttaagaAGCTTTAAGCAAAACCTGAGTTACGGCTCGAGGGTTACGCCGGCAGCGGCAGGACATGATCATGACCGTTCCTGCTACGCCGCCAACAGCAGCTCCGGTGACACCGTCTGTTGCGATGGCGATGATGGCTTCTTTCAGCTGCGTCATTGTCTGTTCGCctttcattctctctctctctctcaatcttcgTCCGTCTATGAGCACAACCCAGCTCTACTTATATACTGGTGGAGCTTTAACCTAAAGCGATAACTAACCATAGGTAGGTAGAGTTCATCCTTAACCAGAGTTAACCCTTGTCCTTTTTGTCTTATCTGAGACTTGCTTCTGCAACATGTACTTGAAACCCTCTGTCTTCTCCCAAGGCATttgcttttcaaaaatactactTTCTTCTTTGTCTCAAGCTTAAGATCCGTTTGATTAGTTAACAGCTCTTGGATTCTAATGATCATTCGATTTATCAATAAGGTTGTACCTATGATCTTGCTCTGTTTAAGTCTTTAACCACACACTCAGTTTTAGCTAATAGAGTAATGTTATGTTCTATTCTTGCCTTCCAACTTTCATTCCCGGTTATCAAATATCACAACCCAAATAATCATCTGTTTTGAtggttttttaaaattgatttgtaGGTAATTAAGTGTGCAAAGCGGGCAAAACTCCTAGTTAACTGTATGTTGACTATTTCATAACTATTTCTCGTATAACATATTTTCAAGGGAAAGATTAATAATAACAAGTTTATCATTTTAGGAAGCGTTGATCATGTATATGCTTGTTGTATCAGTCTTTTGCCTCAATGATAAAACTAGTTAATTAATGCCTTATCAGTTATCATTTCCTTCTGTAGCAAAGAAAATTTCAAAGGCATGTTTTTCTAGACGAAAATATTGTTGTACActtttaattaataagaaatcgagattaaaaaaaaaaatcattgacaTGGTTGAAAAGAGCAAATCAGCTTGGTCCAAAACTCAAAACGAGTAATTATTATTAGAAGGTAGAAATACTTTTACCCAGCGAAAAGACAAAGATGCACAAGAATAAACAGCATACAAGTGACACAAGAGTTATAAATCCATATTAAGACAACAACGACACACAAATCTTAGGATATACACCGGTAGGCTATCAGCTTCTCCGGAGCAGTATCAACAGAGAGCTCAGTGGTGAGCCTTCACGACGGTCACAGGGCATGCCACGTTGTTCACAACATGGTTGCTTACACTTCCCATTATCATCCTGcataggaaaagaaaaagatttttcATTGCTTATCAAAATATGTGTGAGAGGAGGAGATGTTGAAAAGTTTGGAGAAATTTTTTTACCTCTTAAGACCACCAAGGCCTCGGTTACCGATGACAAGGCTAGAGAGAGGAATATGTTCAACAGCTTCGCAAATCTTCTCACGAGGATCTCCCCAATATATCTTCATCACTACTGTTATCTGCTCATGTTACAGACACCAAACACTACTTGTAAAAAAAAGTTCCATTTCATAATCATACGTGTTGTGACGTTTTTATGGTCTAAAGCTCTACAGATTAACAGGGTTCATGGACTGTTCTAGCAACTACTAAATTActctcgagagagagagaaatcaaTCCAAACAAGAAGCTTTACCGATTTCTGCCTAGAGGCAGTGTTGGCAATGTCAAGGGTTTCAGCATCTGGCTTCACTCCATACTTCTTCATCACAGCCGCTTCCGAGAACTCACTCAGCGGAATCAGAGCTGAAACGTGACAACACAAAAAACAAGAGTCAAACAACAAGAAATTATAGATCATTGTACTAGGAAAACACTTGAACTCCAACCCATAACTCGGACAATAACTAATAAGACCAGAATCAACTGTACTTGATAGATATAAATCAAACGATGCATGAGTAAAGTCAAGTTCCTTCAACACATAGATGTTAGCTAAAATTTTAGGTCAAACGAAGGCGTTCTTTAAGTTCAGAGTAAAACAAACAAGAAGGTCTCAAAGAAAGGAGTTTTGTGCAACCGTACGAGAACCAACGGTCTCCCAGAGCTGCATCTCGCCTTCCTCGTAATGCATATCGTGAGCTACGGTGATGAGTATTAGATAATCGCCATCGCGAACCACGTTGTCGATCGCCCAGTTCAGAGCCTTCTTGCTGCACTCCGAGAAATCTACTGCTACTCCGATCCTCCGACCATTGATTTCCGCcataatctctctctctctcttagatatttttttcaacGAAAGattgtttctctttctttctctgttcTCTCGAAGACAAGTGGTATAGACTAGGAGACTAAATCAACAAATCACAACGCTGTCCTAAAGTCTTATGATCTGTTTCCATCTTGGCCGTCGGACTAAGTCGAAGACGATCACAGCCTTTGAATTTCAACACCTCAAAACAGTGGTAGGACAAGATAAGGTGGAGTCTGGGCCCCACCATACTGTCCTAATTCAATCAAAAGTAAACAGACATCAAAACCACGTTCTTTAAAGtcctttcttttactttttttttggtctaactcatttaaatttttttttcaaaaccatGACATAAAAATAAGATACTAATGAAAATCCTTTTAATCTAGTAGTTTAataatttactatttttatattggtttaaAAGTTTCATTAGTTAcgatataaattatttttttttcaaaaaaattacaacaaatttttaatatggAATTTGTCTCTcgttgatataatatttttcataatctataataaaagaacaaatcagggtttaaaagaaaataaaatattaaaacaacatTTCAAAAATAGATCCCTATGAGATCTTACGATAATGGTAGCTTAAATCTTGAGAGCTCGGGTGATTTCCCAGGAAGTCGCCTCCTTTTCATGAGACAAACTCCGGCCACCGCTGTTAGCTAAGGTCACTAGGAACCACTCGTTCTCCAATGAAGATGGATACATTAGCTGATCAtcctgaaaaaaaatcaatttttactCCTTTCATTCATTTTTACTGACATAAATCTTTAGTtaccaaacacacacaaaaaaaagaagagattgtTTTGTTTACCTCAGGGAGCTCACAGAACTCGTCAGGAGATAACTGAAGTATACCTGATGCGGACTGACCAGTACACCACGCGTATAGTTTGGTGGTTTCCTCGTCTGCAAGTGTTATCATTATGTGGAACGTCCTCACTACCTCTGATCCTCCGTTACTGTTCAAGCTTACTCGGCAGAAGCTACAATGCAGATTCCCTCCGTGTAGAGGCGAATCTTCGTCTATGAAGTGGCCGCAAACGCTGTGTGATAACCTCGTGTTTATGCTATGGCATTGGTGGATCTCATCCAGCTTAACCCGACAAATCTGACAAAAGAAACATACGGTGAGTGAACGAGATGATGCACTAAGGAGGAACTTATAATAGAAACTGACACGGACATTGATTGCaggttttctctgttttgagaTTTGGGAGAGGGTGGAGATTTTGTGAAGACAAGAAGAGGTTAGAAATGCAGGCAAGCAGCTAAGGTTGATGAATGTAGCTTTCTCGTCCTTCTCATGCCATAACACCTCAACGCTGCTCAACCAAAACAATCTTTAAGCTACAGCGATAATAACTACTTCATTCGTATTAATAAGGCTTACCAGTTCTCTTTTGTGCTTTTGCAGGATAACCCAGAAACGTAAACGACGTGACCAAGTCCTAACCTTCCCAACGACCTGCAAATCATACAACAAACGAAATAAAAAAGAACTCATCAAAAttgatattttagattttgtgtCGGAACTAATGAAACAAATTGATACCAGTGAGTATTAAAGTGGAGCCTAGCCCAAATTGCTCCAGTTGTGTCCTCAATTCTCAAAGAAAAGACCACTCCTGTGGCATTTGTATCACAGAGTACATCTGTTACAACGCCATAGAGACTGATCCCAGTGGTTTTGTCGCGACAGTCCGTTATATTCGTCTGCAGAACTTCAACCAAGGAGAGATATATTAACAGACGCAGCAAAGCAAtagattctaaaataattttcagaCCAGACCATCAGTAATATCATGCTTGATCAAATGGGATGTTAACTTCCACTCACCCGAAAAGGATAATTACTGAAGTCTATAGACCCCTCGGCGTCACGAGGCAATGTCACCTGCGAAACTCCTACTGAACCAAGCAGTTTAGATCCTTGACACTGATTCTGGGACAATGACACACAAAcctgaaggaaaaaaaacaactcACTCCACATTAGCGATTATCAGAAACCAACGAAAAAATTTGGCACAAGAAAAAAGAGCAACAAAAGAG is a genomic window containing:
- the LOC108807677 gene encoding chloroplastic import inner membrane translocase subunit HP30-2, translating into MKGEQTMTQLKEAIIAIATDGVTGAAVGGVAGTVMIMSCRCRRNPRAVTQNALRCARDCSASFAAWNGTEYVMKGIRGKDDLTTAMVGASGGGLAYSFVSQGLKVKPALSLAACYAVAGGTLHKVKETISARSELSTRGKASDT
- the LOC130495992 gene encoding chloroplastic import inner membrane translocase subunit HP30-2-like, encoding MKGEQTMTQLKEAIIAIATDGVTGAAVGGVAGTVMIMSCRCRRNPRAVTQNALRCARDCSASFAAWNGTEYVMKGIRGKDDLTTAMVGASGGGLAYSFVSQGLKVKPALSLAACYAVAGGTLHKVKETISARSELSTRGKASDTCVGSIN
- the LOC130494674 gene encoding universal stress protein PHOS32-like, whose amino-acid sequence is MAEINGRRIGVAVDFSECSKKALNWAIDNVVRDGDYLILITVAHDMHYEEGEMQLWETVGSPLIPLSEFSEAAVMKKYGVKPDAETLDIANTASRQKSITVVMKIYWGDPREKICEAVEHIPLSSLVIGNRGLGGLKRMIMGSVSNHVVNNVACPVTVVKAHH